Proteins from one Gossypium raimondii isolate GPD5lz chromosome 8, ASM2569854v1, whole genome shotgun sequence genomic window:
- the LOC105791777 gene encoding transcription factor MYB83, with product MRKPDPNMPKTNTNTTNKMKLRKGLWSPEEDEKLMKYMLTNGQGCWSDIAKNAGLQRCGKSCRLRWINYLRPDLKRGAFSLQEEELIIHLHSILGNRWSQIAARLPGRTDNEIKNFWNSTLKKRLKNNTSTSSSPNNSDSSEPRDVVGGIFPLHEHHAMTFCMDSISSSSTISMPPMGTGNQFDPFPLLNINRYDKTGGAAGLLDLPTCLTQGGLGEALYGDYGVLEPGKIALEGDFSLPPLESRSIEESNAAINSIDRKSNNNNHHHHHNNNTCFNNTDQSFKVGEAFGLENHHWEAENLRMGEWDLEGLMDNISSFPNFLDFQVE from the exons ATGAGGAAGCCTGATCCTAATATGCCAAAAACCAACACCAACACCACCAACAAGATGAAGCTGAGGAAGGGGTTGTGGTCACCAGAAGAGGACGAGAAACTCATGAAGTACATGTTAACCAATGGACAAGGCTGCTGGAGTGACATTGCTAAGAATGCTGGTCTGCAAAGGTGTGGCAAAAGTTGTCGCCTTCGTTGGATTAATTACTTGAGACCTGATCTCAAACGTGGCGCCTTCTCTCTTCAAGAAGAAGAGCTTATCATACATTTGCACTCCATACTTGGAAACAG GTGGTCTCAAATCGCGGCTCGTCTTCCAGGAAGGACTGATAATGAAATAAAGAATTTCTGGAACTCAACActaaagaaaagattgaaaaacAACACATCCACATCCTCATCACCCAACAACAGTGATTCATCGGAGCCCAGGGATGTCGTAGGAGGGATTTTCCCTCTGCACGAACATCACGCGATGACCTTTTGCATGGACTCAATATCCTCATCATCAACAATATCCATGCCACCGATGGGTACAGGCAACCAATTCGATCCGTTCCCCCTACTCAACATCAACCGTTACGATAAAACGGGCGGTGCAGCAGGTTTATTGGATCTGCCCACATGCTTGACACAAGGTGGTTTGGGAGAGGCATTATATGGGGATTATGGGGTTTTAGAGCCAGGGAAAATAGCGTTGGAAGGGGACTTTTCACTTCCTCCACTTGAGAGTAGAAGCATTGAAGAGAGCAATGCTGCCATTAACAGCATTGATAGGAAAAGCAATAACAacaaccaccaccaccaccataataataatacttgcTTCAACAACACTGATCAAAGCTTTAAAGTAGGGGAGGCGTTTGGGTTAGAAAATCATCATTGGGAAGCGGAAAACTTGAGAATGGGAGAATGGGACTTAGAGGGTTTGATGGATAACATATCTTCTTTCCCTAATTTCCTTGATTTCCAAGTTGAATAA
- the LOC105791780 gene encoding uncharacterized protein LOC105791780, with product MLQLFFTIAFSAAPLTLYVPPVRSLNLFVETMEDLARESRVYTHRLYPRARFVWSRLLDCMLCNLSLD from the coding sequence ATGTTGCAGCTGTTCTTCACAATTGCTTTCTCTGCGGCGCCGTTGACTCTATATGTCCCGCCTGTGAGGAGTTTGAATCTCTTCGTAGAGACCATGGAGGATCTGGCAAGGGAGTCGCGGGTGTATACCCACAGGCTTTACCCACGTGCACGCTTCGTCTGGTCTAGGCTCTTGGATTGCATGCTTTGCAACTTGAGTTTAGATTAG